A window of Acidobacteriota bacterium genomic DNA:
TTCTTCGTCCAGGCGGCCATCGGCGCGTTGAAGGCGTTCCCGCAGATCAACGCCGAGATCCAGGGCGACGAGATCGTCTACAAGCACTACTACGACATCGGCATGGCGGTCGGTGCCGAAGGCGGCCTCGTGGTACCGGTCTTGCGCGACGCCGACCGCATGGGCTTTGCCGGCATCGAGCTGGGGATCCGCGATTTCGCGGCCCGCGCCAAGGACGGCTCGCTGACGCTTGAAGACCTGAAGGGCGGCACGTTCACGATCACGAACGGTGGCGTGTTCGGCTCGCTCATGAGCACGCCTATTCTCAACCCGCCGCAGGTCGGCATCCTGGGCCTGCACAAGATCGCCGACCGCGCCGTGCCGGTGAATGGCCAGGTCGTGATCCGGCCGATGATGTACCTCGCGCTCAGCTACGACCACCGGCTGGTCGATGGCCGCGAGGCCGTGCAGTTCCTGGTCAAGATCAAGGAATACATCGAAGACCCGGCCTGGATGCTGCTCGACGCCTAGCGCGCTGGCGCGAAGCCTCGCGGGTGACGATGGGCCCAACCTACGCCAAGGATACGGTGGGCCCACCTACGCTAAAGCTACGGCGGGCAAGCCCAGCGCGTGGGCGAGCGTCCGCATGTCGTCTGGCAGCGGTGCAACAATTTCAATCGGCTCGCCGGTCGTGGGATGCCGCAGCAACAGCCGCCACGCATGCAGGGCCTGGCGTGGGAAGGCGTACGCGATCTCGTCGAGCGGCGCCGGTTCTCCGCCCTTACGCTTGCGCCCATAAACTCCGTCGCCGACGATGGGCCAGCCGCGCGCCGAGAGGTGTACGCGAATCTGGTGGGTCCGGCCGGTAATCAACCGGCAGCGAACCAACGAGAAGGTGCCTAGGGTGCTCGGGGTGACAGCCAGCCGTTCGTACTTCGTCACCGACGGCTGGCCACCGCGATCGGTCACCGTGATGCGGCGGCGATCCCACGGGTCGCGGTCGAGGGCCAGGTCAATGGTGCCGCGCTGGGGTGACGGCCGCCCCCAGACAATCGCCGCGTAGTCCTTCTCAATGCGCCGGGCATCCATGGCGCGTTGCAGGGCAGCGTGCACGGCCGGACGCTTGGCGACCACCACCACCCCCGAGGTGTCCTTATCCAGGCGGCCGAGCAGGCTCGGCCGCGATCCGTCAGGCCAAGTCTTGGCGCGTTCGAGCACACCGTTCATCAGCGTGCCGCCGGTGTTCTTGTAAGAAGGATGCACGACCAGGCCGGCCGGCTTGTTGAGCGCCAGCAGATCGCCATCCTCGTACAACACGTCCAGGTCCATCGCCTGCGCCGCCGGTCTGGTGCGGGGCTGCAGGTGCTCAACCCTGACCCGGACCTCGTCGCCAGCCTGCACCCGCCAGGCCGCGCGAGACGGCGGCGTACCGTTCACCAGCACGTCGCCGGCATCGATCCACTTCTGGATGCGGTTGCGCGAGATCGCCCGCTCGTCGCGCAGGTGGCGAAGCAGGACCCGATCGACCCGGACGCCGTGGTCGCCACGGTCGAGATCGATCGTTCGCCAGACTGAGGCGGGCACGTCACCAGTGTACTTGCCGGAATGTGATGTGGCGGGACGTAAAAAAGCCCGGACATCCCTGGAATGTCCGGGCCTGACGGTGGTGCCCGACTGACGAAGAGCTAGTGGACGACCGGCGCGTTCTGGAGCGAGAGACGCTGCAGGCGCCAATCCTCGGCGAGGATGCCCCACAACACCTGGTCGTGATACTGGCCGTGGCGCAGGAACGAACGCCGCAGCACGCCTTCCTTCACGGCGCCGAGCTTGCGCAGGGCGCCGTTGCCGCGGCCGTTGGCCACCGCC
This region includes:
- a CDS encoding RluA family pseudouridine synthase; translation: MPASVWRTIDLDRGDHGVRVDRVLLRHLRDERAISRNRIQKWIDAGDVLVNGTPPSRAAWRVQAGDEVRVRVEHLQPRTRPAAQAMDLDVLYEDGDLLALNKPAGLVVHPSYKNTGGTLMNGVLERAKTWPDGSRPSLLGRLDKDTSGVVVVAKRPAVHAALQRAMDARRIEKDYAAIVWGRPSPQRGTIDLALDRDPWDRRRITVTDRGGQPSVTKYERLAVTPSTLGTFSLVRCRLITGRTHQIRVHLSARGWPIVGDGVYGRKRKGGEPAPLDEIAYAFPRQALHAWRLLLRHPTTGEPIEIVAPLPDDMRTLAHALGLPAVALA